The Candidatus Kouleothrix ribensis genome has a segment encoding these proteins:
- a CDS encoding Fic family protein: protein MPPDIHMDPRLERRLAEKKAALDLQRPLSPAIVSKLYDDLRVRLTYHSNAIEGNTLDLSETQLVVDHGVTIGGHTMREHLEAVHHADAYALLLDLARAEAPLDEAALQALHALALRELVDAPGEYRRAAVFISGSEHRPPHHTLVPQLMRELVKWIVTEGQAYTPIIRAALTHQMFLAIHPFPDGNGRTARLLLNLQLMRDGYPIVLLLASQRLGYIRALGQADRGQYGALVNLIGRAVETGLDMFLEACAAVPDEQLRSLPEVAEECAITADYLGWLLRAGRIAGQKRRGRWYTSVAAVRRYQQEVAERAVPVGRPRKGRSAGE, encoded by the coding sequence ATGCCACCCGATATTCACATGGATCCCCGCCTGGAACGCCGCCTCGCCGAGAAGAAGGCCGCGCTCGACCTGCAGCGCCCACTGTCGCCGGCGATCGTGAGCAAGCTCTACGATGATCTGCGTGTGCGCCTGACGTATCACTCCAACGCGATCGAGGGCAACACGCTCGACCTGAGCGAGACCCAGCTAGTGGTCGATCATGGTGTGACGATCGGCGGCCACACGATGCGCGAGCATCTGGAGGCGGTACATCACGCCGATGCCTACGCGCTGCTGCTCGACCTGGCGCGCGCCGAGGCGCCGCTCGACGAGGCGGCACTCCAGGCACTGCATGCGCTCGCGCTGCGCGAGCTGGTCGATGCGCCAGGTGAGTATCGCCGCGCCGCCGTGTTCATTAGCGGCTCGGAGCACCGCCCTCCGCACCACACGCTTGTGCCACAGCTCATGCGCGAGCTGGTCAAGTGGATTGTGACTGAGGGGCAAGCGTATACGCCAATTATACGTGCGGCGCTGACGCACCAGATGTTCCTGGCTATTCACCCGTTTCCCGATGGCAACGGCCGCACCGCCCGGCTGCTGCTGAACCTGCAGCTGATGCGCGACGGCTACCCAATCGTGCTTCTGTTGGCGAGCCAGCGGCTGGGGTATATTCGCGCGCTCGGGCAGGCAGATCGTGGGCAGTACGGGGCACTCGTGAACTTGATCGGCCGGGCGGTCGAAACCGGACTCGACATGTTTCTGGAAGCCTGCGCGGCAGTGCCTGACGAGCAGCTGCGCTCTCTGCCTGAGGTCGCTGAGGAGTGCGCAATCACGGCCGACTACCTGGGCTGGCTGCTACGCGCCGGGCGCATCGCCGGGCAAAAGCGGCGGGGGCGCTGGTACACCAGCGTGGCGGCAGTACGCCGCTACCAGCAAGAGGTCGCTGAGCGCGCGGTGCCGGTGGGCCGGCCCCGAAAAGGGCGCTCGGCGGGTGAGTAG